The Halobacterium sp. CBA1132 genome has a segment encoding these proteins:
- a CDS encoding SipW-dependent-type signal peptide-containing protein, which yields MSDDEQHYRLSRRNVLAGLGSVGLASASAGLGTTALLGDTETFEDNTITAGTMDARLDWQQRYRRGNETEYVNAYPDRYKNDPDDPDQLLTNSSPVEEPDGIQDPIRTRDDVASSTYETSYGDLGETDRTVVEQRYRDQFADSPNFVVEGPVIDLDDVKPGDSGSVAYSVHLFDEPGYVWLGGSLDDNSEGAVTEPELDAAAEDDPGDGSSAGELLDAVEVTLWYDDGDETRESDETPPERPLVFEGTLGGLLATVDDGIPLDGDPGTAGRDCFPQDQPGDEQVRYVGFEWELPASVGNVVQGDSVTFDLTFAAVQCRNNDGTTNPFTEG from the coding sequence ATGAGCGACGACGAGCAACACTACCGGCTCTCGCGGCGCAACGTGCTCGCCGGGCTGGGCAGCGTCGGACTGGCGTCGGCGAGCGCCGGCCTCGGCACAACTGCCCTGCTCGGTGATACCGAGACGTTCGAGGACAACACGATTACGGCGGGGACGATGGACGCGAGACTGGACTGGCAACAACGCTACCGCCGGGGGAACGAGACCGAGTACGTCAACGCGTACCCGGACCGATACAAGAACGACCCGGACGACCCCGACCAACTCCTCACGAACAGCTCGCCAGTCGAAGAGCCCGACGGCATCCAGGACCCGATACGGACCCGCGACGACGTCGCTTCGAGCACGTACGAGACCTCGTACGGCGACCTCGGCGAAACCGACCGCACCGTCGTCGAGCAGCGGTATCGCGACCAGTTCGCGGACTCCCCGAATTTTGTCGTGGAGGGGCCGGTCATCGACCTCGACGACGTGAAACCCGGCGACTCGGGGTCGGTCGCCTACAGCGTCCACCTGTTCGACGAGCCCGGCTACGTCTGGCTCGGCGGCTCGTTGGACGACAACAGCGAGGGCGCGGTCACGGAGCCGGAGCTCGACGCCGCGGCCGAGGACGACCCTGGCGACGGCTCCAGCGCGGGTGAACTCCTCGACGCCGTCGAGGTGACGCTCTGGTACGACGACGGCGACGAGACCCGCGAGAGCGACGAGACGCCGCCCGAGCGCCCGCTCGTCTTCGAGGGCACGCTCGGTGGCCTGCTCGCAACGGTCGACGACGGAATACCGCTGGATGGCGACCCCGGAACGGCTGGCCGTGACTGTTTCCCGCAGGACCAGCCAGGCGACGAGCAGGTCCGGTACGTCGGCTTCGAGTGGGAACTCCCCGCGAGTGTCGGGAACGTCGTGCAGGGCGATAGCGTGACCTTCGACCTCACGTTCGCCGCGGTCCAGTGTCGGAACAACGACGGGACGACGAACCCGTTCACGGAGGGGTGA
- a CDS encoding SipW-dependent-type signal peptide-containing protein → MTDDNPRYRLSRRKVLAGLGGVGLASAGAGLGTSAYLNDTESFENSTITAGTLDLLVDYYSHWSQGMAGSGQVQGTQNESGTVSGELSDVKPGDSGSLAFCPRIDGNPAYLWVCGELTANDENGQPEPETDVDDTTGPGNGELAQHVTVDVDYCSVDVAASEPEGEFGPDDTTKIADVWEGSLAAFLSAIRNGVPLDGDGNSDAGESGFLAPGDQECYAGGADAENACLCIDWEVPTTVGNEIQSDSVGFDLEFHAEQCRNNDGTHNPCADGDDAECVDCGFEPGPTDNAFSNLLSVGPDATSGFPAVDARVRVDTPAGNAGDLTASNFAVCEGGCAQTLDVTFDSGGIVDIVVVFDDTGSMSGEISTLQSEVTSLTTDIEDAGIDARYALVSFKDLEELDQDFTDASTFQTAVNGLSASGGGDTPEDNLDALAVATGNAAAQDGAGASLSAFRSGAQRVVIDITDVGASPETDADTRFSQSDIETFLDDGNFSFYAVAPASVGSGSVSKRDIAENVDDGSWIDIFDADFDTILNDVVGAITEPAYTLSYTTTDPATDGSSRSVDIQITDPDEGTLYESGSYTAPS, encoded by the coding sequence ATGACCGACGACAATCCACGCTATCGGCTTTCGCGGCGGAAGGTACTGGCGGGACTGGGCGGTGTCGGCCTCGCGTCGGCGGGCGCTGGGCTCGGCACGTCCGCGTACCTCAACGACACCGAGTCGTTCGAGAACAGCACTATCACCGCAGGGACACTCGACCTGCTCGTCGACTACTACTCGCACTGGAGCCAGGGAATGGCCGGTTCCGGACAGGTCCAGGGAACCCAGAACGAGAGCGGCACGGTCAGCGGCGAGCTCTCCGACGTCAAGCCCGGCGACAGCGGTTCGCTGGCGTTCTGTCCACGCATCGACGGGAACCCCGCGTACCTGTGGGTCTGTGGCGAGCTCACGGCGAACGACGAGAATGGGCAGCCCGAACCGGAGACCGACGTCGACGACACGACTGGCCCGGGCAACGGCGAGCTCGCGCAGCACGTCACCGTCGACGTCGACTACTGTTCGGTCGACGTCGCCGCGTCCGAGCCCGAAGGCGAGTTCGGCCCCGACGACACGACGAAAATCGCCGACGTCTGGGAGGGGTCGCTGGCGGCGTTCCTCTCGGCCATCCGGAACGGCGTCCCCCTCGACGGCGACGGCAACAGCGACGCCGGCGAGAGCGGCTTCCTCGCGCCCGGCGACCAGGAGTGTTACGCCGGCGGCGCCGACGCCGAGAACGCCTGCCTCTGCATCGACTGGGAGGTCCCCACGACGGTCGGCAACGAGATTCAGTCCGACTCGGTGGGCTTCGACCTGGAGTTCCACGCCGAGCAGTGCCGGAACAACGACGGCACGCACAACCCGTGTGCGGACGGCGACGACGCCGAGTGCGTCGACTGCGGGTTCGAACCCGGACCGACGGACAACGCGTTTTCGAACCTGCTCTCGGTCGGTCCCGACGCGACTTCGGGCTTCCCGGCCGTCGACGCGCGCGTTCGGGTCGACACGCCGGCGGGGAACGCCGGCGACCTCACCGCGTCGAACTTCGCGGTCTGTGAGGGCGGCTGTGCACAGACGCTGGACGTCACGTTCGACTCCGGCGGCATCGTCGACATCGTCGTCGTGTTCGACGACACCGGGAGCATGAGCGGGGAGATTAGCACCCTGCAGAGCGAGGTCACGTCGCTCACGACAGACATCGAGGACGCCGGCATCGACGCCCGCTACGCGCTCGTCTCGTTCAAGGACCTCGAGGAGTTGGACCAGGACTTCACCGACGCGTCGACGTTCCAGACCGCCGTCAACGGACTGAGCGCGTCCGGTGGTGGCGACACGCCCGAGGACAATCTCGACGCACTGGCGGTCGCGACCGGCAACGCCGCCGCTCAGGACGGCGCCGGCGCCTCGCTGTCCGCGTTCCGGTCGGGCGCCCAGCGCGTCGTCATCGACATCACCGACGTCGGCGCGTCGCCCGAGACCGACGCCGACACGCGGTTCAGCCAGTCGGACATCGAGACGTTCCTCGACGACGGGAACTTTTCGTTCTACGCCGTGGCGCCTGCGAGCGTCGGCTCTGGGAGCGTCTCGAAGCGCGACATCGCGGAGAACGTCGACGACGGCTCGTGGATCGACATCTTCGACGCGGACTTCGACACGATTCTGAACGACGTCGTCGGCGCGATTACCGAACCCGCGTACACGCTCTCGTACACGACGACCGACCCGGCGACCGACGGTTCGAGTCGTTCCGTGGATATCCAGATCACGGACCCCGACGAGGGAACCCTCTACGAGTCGGGGAGCTACACCGCGCCCAGCTGA
- a CDS encoding SipW-dependent-type signal peptide-containing protein: MTDKRYELTRRKLLAGVGGVGLASAGAGLGTTAYLNDTESFEGNSLTAGALNMVVSVDVDDKSPDLPDPVVDSTDEDADDTADGNTVTITVDDMKPGDWFILDWHVEIDGNPGYVQVTSVDEDYSNAEGDNPEAETDTASPGDLGAALLTTIWGSKDTTAGSDRAKLQMLDETTDHNDTWLPGYEPPDLGGVTASGAHYTTLDEAHDVYRDGVLLSDPSGTPIEVGSTSDSADVHYYQLFELPPGVGNDVQGDSVTFTLRFDAEQVRNNGDPFSGA, translated from the coding sequence ATGACCGACAAACGATACGAACTCACACGGCGGAAGCTGCTCGCCGGCGTCGGCGGCGTCGGACTCGCCTCGGCAGGGGCCGGCCTCGGCACGACCGCGTACCTCAACGACACCGAGTCCTTCGAGGGCAACAGCCTGACCGCAGGTGCGCTGAACATGGTGGTGTCGGTGGATGTCGACGACAAGAGTCCGGACCTCCCGGACCCCGTCGTCGACTCCACGGACGAGGACGCCGACGACACGGCCGACGGGAACACCGTCACTATCACTGTCGACGACATGAAGCCGGGCGACTGGTTCATCCTCGACTGGCACGTCGAGATCGACGGCAACCCCGGCTACGTGCAGGTCACGTCGGTCGACGAGGACTACAGCAACGCCGAGGGCGACAACCCGGAAGCAGAGACCGACACTGCTTCGCCGGGCGACCTCGGCGCCGCGCTGCTCACGACAATCTGGGGCAGCAAGGACACGACGGCCGGATCCGACCGCGCGAAGCTCCAGATGCTCGACGAGACCACCGACCACAACGACACGTGGCTGCCCGGGTACGAGCCACCAGACCTCGGCGGCGTCACGGCCAGCGGGGCGCACTACACGACCCTCGACGAGGCCCACGACGTGTACCGCGACGGCGTACTGCTCAGCGACCCGAGCGGCACGCCAATCGAGGTGGGGAGTACGAGCGACAGCGCGGATGTCCACTACTACCAGCTGTTCGAACTCCCGCCCGGCGTCGGCAACGACGTGCAGGGCGACTCGGTGACGTTCACGCTCCGGTTCGACGCCGAGCAGGTCCGGAACAACGGCGACCCGTTCAGCGGCGCGTAG
- a CDS encoding vWA domain-containing protein: MSDKSTSFELSRRKVLAGLGGIGLASAGAGLGTSAYLNDTESFEGNTITAGTLDLKVDWQQSYYGPTESWEFVNAHPDHDGDGEQSISIDDEVYQYSDEGRNLVDHLTCENFDQNYEESFGEQDSLVSLSDVKPGDRGEITFSLHLCNNPGYVWMQAGNVSEDGGAHPEPEQEVDSENSADLAENIDVRLWYDEDCDNRVNRADIMLTIDVSGSMLYDEFGGVVDEDDPILGHDETTKIDLVEQGAKNLVNELDSLGADSQVGVVFFNGSSGGSPHVQLAAPLTDDLSTLTASGGALDGLRQTLATIVGASTADPYADVDVAEGTFIGEGIQEAQDELGANGRMQAEAVDLVFSNGNSFSGADGTTYISPTSAADDARAASPAPATDVYTVGIGPDANDATLTEMAGEDGSAGNDASYYRDVEDPSDLPGTFEGLAGLFTSELVFFEGTLNEALSALSDGDGIPLDAAGTAEGRACFDPHVGHCLGFAWEIPGEVENEIQGDTVSFDLGFYAEQCRNNDGTGSGSTDGTTTAPS, from the coding sequence ATGAGTGACAAATCCACTTCGTTCGAACTCTCCCGCCGCAAGGTGCTGGCGGGACTGGGCGGCATCGGACTGGCGTCGGCGGGCGCTGGCCTCGGGACGTCCGCGTACCTCAACGACACCGAGTCGTTCGAGGGGAACACAATCACCGCGGGCACGCTCGACCTGAAAGTCGACTGGCAGCAGTCCTACTACGGGCCGACCGAGTCCTGGGAGTTCGTCAACGCGCACCCGGACCACGACGGCGACGGCGAACAGTCCATCAGCATCGACGACGAGGTGTACCAGTACAGCGACGAGGGCCGGAACCTCGTCGACCACCTCACCTGCGAGAACTTCGACCAGAACTACGAGGAGAGCTTCGGCGAGCAGGACTCGCTGGTCTCGCTATCCGACGTGAAACCCGGAGACAGGGGCGAAATTACGTTCAGCCTCCACCTCTGTAACAACCCCGGCTACGTCTGGATGCAGGCGGGTAACGTCTCCGAGGACGGCGGCGCGCACCCGGAACCCGAGCAGGAAGTCGACTCGGAGAACTCCGCGGACCTCGCGGAGAACATCGACGTCCGGCTGTGGTACGACGAGGACTGTGACAACCGCGTAAACCGCGCGGACATCATGCTCACGATCGACGTCTCCGGCTCGATGCTGTACGACGAGTTCGGCGGCGTCGTCGACGAGGACGACCCCATCCTCGGGCACGACGAGACGACGAAAATCGACCTCGTCGAGCAGGGCGCGAAGAACCTCGTGAACGAACTCGACTCCCTGGGTGCCGACTCGCAGGTCGGCGTCGTGTTCTTCAACGGCTCCTCGGGCGGGTCGCCGCACGTTCAACTCGCCGCGCCGTTGACGGACGACCTCTCGACGCTGACCGCATCGGGCGGCGCGCTCGACGGGCTCCGGCAGACGCTCGCGACCATTGTCGGTGCGAGCACGGCGGACCCGTACGCGGACGTTGACGTCGCGGAAGGCACGTTCATCGGTGAGGGCATTCAGGAGGCTCAGGACGAACTCGGGGCCAACGGCCGCATGCAGGCGGAGGCCGTCGACCTCGTCTTCTCGAACGGGAACTCCTTCTCGGGCGCTGACGGTACGACGTACATCTCGCCGACGAGTGCGGCAGACGACGCCCGCGCGGCCTCGCCCGCGCCCGCGACCGACGTGTACACCGTCGGTATCGGCCCGGACGCCAACGACGCGACGCTGACCGAGATGGCCGGCGAGGACGGGTCGGCGGGGAACGACGCCTCGTACTACCGGGACGTCGAAGACCCCAGCGACCTCCCGGGGACGTTCGAGGGGCTGGCCGGGCTGTTCACCTCGGAGCTCGTGTTCTTCGAGGGCACCCTCAACGAGGCACTCTCGGCGCTCTCCGACGGTGACGGCATCCCGCTCGACGCCGCCGGGACGGCCGAGGGACGCGCCTGCTTCGACCCGCACGTCGGCCACTGTCTCGGGTTCGCTTGGGAGATTCCCGGCGAGGTCGAGAACGAAATTCAGGGCGACACCGTGAGTTTCGACCTCGGATTCTACGCTGAACAGTGCCGGAACAACGACGGCACGGGCAGCGGCTCCACGGACGGCACGACCACGGCACCGTCGTAG
- a CDS encoding SipW-dependent-type signal peptide-containing protein, whose product MSKKVKLTRRRVLAGLGTIGVAGAAAGLGTSAYLNDTESFEDNTITAGTLDMSVTATVEAASSYWSSAVDLSATADGEAVSGVTIDDVKPGDWGIICFDVSIEENPGYLQVSTAELTSSENGYTEPEGSDESAEEGELDDAILATIWDSYDDSGDRSGLSGLDGTTNVDGGSQAESWNSSRDEGGVVDDDTHYTTLREAYDTYSTGVTLGGSEEPTSTNAAELCLLLEIPTEVGNEIQGDSLSFDLVFDAEQSRNNSDPFAGNGTETNSTGT is encoded by the coding sequence ATGTCGAAGAAAGTCAAACTCACGCGCCGTCGCGTGCTCGCCGGTCTCGGCACCATCGGGGTTGCCGGTGCCGCCGCCGGGCTCGGGACATCCGCGTACCTCAACGACACCGAATCGTTCGAAGACAACACAATCACCGCGGGCACGCTCGACATGAGCGTCACCGCGACCGTCGAAGCGGCCAGCTCGTACTGGTCGAGCGCCGTCGACCTCAGTGCGACCGCGGACGGTGAAGCAGTCTCCGGCGTCACCATCGACGACGTCAAGCCCGGCGACTGGGGTATCATCTGTTTCGATGTCTCCATCGAGGAGAACCCCGGCTACCTCCAGGTCAGTACCGCGGAACTCACGTCCAGCGAGAACGGCTACACGGAGCCCGAGGGCAGCGACGAATCGGCCGAGGAGGGCGAACTCGACGACGCGATTCTCGCGACCATCTGGGACAGCTACGACGACTCGGGAGACCGCAGCGGCCTCTCCGGATTGGACGGGACGACGAACGTCGACGGCGGTAGTCAGGCCGAGAGCTGGAATTCCTCGCGTGACGAGGGCGGTGTTGTCGACGACGACACTCACTACACCACCCTTCGGGAAGCCTACGACACGTACAGCACGGGCGTCACGCTCGGCGGCAGCGAGGAACCGACCTCGACGAACGCCGCCGAACTCTGCCTGCTGCTCGAAATCCCGACGGAGGTCGGCAACGAGATTCAGGGCGACTCCCTGAGCTTCGACCTCGTCTTCGACGCCGAGCAGTCCCGGAACAACAGCGACCCGTTCGCTGGCAACGGCACCGAGACCAATTCCACGGGGACCTGA
- a CDS encoding helix-turn-helix domain-containing protein encodes MTDDPRADLAERIAGDITLSDDPGATLRKWRTDFDVSQTDLADELDVSSSVVSDYESGRRSSPGIALVTRVVDALLDIDQRRGGDHIRQYGRVLSAGFDSEVVLDLQEYSTALSTDELYDAVDATEVVEGDRDTVTGHTVVDSIEAIRRLRAGDFYRLYGQSTSRVIGFTNVSRGEGPGIALRVLKPTPNAVLLHGLSTEDLWEHAPALAQRDGYSLAVTEMDIDEMLAALREHA; translated from the coding sequence ATGACTGACGACCCGCGCGCGGACCTCGCGGAGCGCATCGCCGGCGACATCACGCTCAGCGACGACCCTGGCGCCACGCTCCGGAAGTGGCGCACCGACTTCGACGTCTCCCAGACCGACCTCGCCGACGAACTCGACGTTTCGTCGTCTGTCGTCTCCGACTACGAGAGCGGGCGCCGCTCCAGCCCCGGCATCGCACTCGTCACGCGCGTCGTCGACGCCCTGCTGGACATCGACCAGCGTCGCGGCGGCGACCACATCCGCCAGTACGGGCGCGTACTCTCCGCGGGCTTCGACAGCGAAGTCGTCCTCGACCTGCAGGAGTACTCCACTGCGCTCTCCACCGACGAGCTGTACGACGCCGTCGACGCCACCGAGGTCGTCGAGGGCGACCGCGACACCGTCACCGGCCACACGGTCGTCGACTCCATCGAGGCCATCCGGCGGCTCCGCGCCGGCGATTTCTACCGGCTGTACGGCCAGTCGACGAGCCGCGTCATCGGATTCACCAACGTCTCCCGCGGCGAGGGCCCCGGCATCGCGCTCCGCGTGCTCAAGCCCACGCCGAACGCCGTCCTCCTCCACGGCCTCTCCACCGAGGACCTCTGGGAGCACGCGCCCGCGCTCGCCCAGCGCGACGGCTACTCGCTGGCGGTCACGGAGATGGACATCGACGAGATGCTGGCCGCGCTCCGAGAGCACGCATGA